In Lineus longissimus chromosome 9, tnLinLong1.2, whole genome shotgun sequence, one genomic interval encodes:
- the LOC135493357 gene encoding fatty acid hydroxylase domain-containing protein 2-like: MRSSEESPVATPVVGQPVVGDKPTKLLELVKKTAWIVGSALIVFAAVRNSVIWHMQRFWGASADFWVRHWESLYINWFLENNAALFILGTLIVTNGVFVLGNSFLVFLDLTGKPAFLLRYKVQEDQNVPMDRKKFRRAVIQILFNIIVVSTPFIVFMYKAYEWRGVPYRGDDLPTFQWVLFEIGFCSVVEEFTFYYSHRMLHHPRLYKHIHKIHHEWTAPIGFISIYAHPIEHVLSNLFPPMLGPFLLGSHIGTAWLWFSVALLSTTVAHSGYHFPLLPSPEAHDFHHLKFTNNFGVLGILDRFHGTDLQFRASKQYERHSLLLGLTPMSQQFPDNKKGQKGKKELSE; encoded by the exons ATGAGGAGTTCTGAAGAATCTCCTGTGGCGACACCAGTGGTGGGGCAGCCAGTTGTTGGAGACAAGCCAACCAAGCTGTTGGAGCTAGTGAAGAAAACAGCATGGATTGTTGGATCTGCTCTCATTGTTTTTGCTGCTGTCAGGAACTCCGTTATATG GCACATGCAGAGATTCTGGGGTGCGTCGGCTGATTTCTGGGTAAGACACTGGGAATCACTCTACATCAACTGGTTTCTCGAAAACAATGCAGCGCTTTTCATTCTTG GTACTTTGATCGTTACCAATGGCGTATTCGTCTTGGGCAACTCGTTTCTCGTATTTCTCGACCTGACGGGAAAACCCGCCTTTCTGTTGAGGTATAAAGTACAAGAGGACCAGAATGTTCCG ATGGATCGTAAGAAATTCCGGCGTGCTGTCATTCAAATTTTATTCAACATCATTGTGGTCAGCACGCCATTCATCGTCTTCATGTACAAGGCATACGAGTGGCGCGGCGTTCCGTACCGGGGCGACGACCTCCCAACGTTCCAATGGGTGCTTTTTGAGATAGGCTTCTGCAGCGTGGTCGAGGAGTTTACTTTCTATTACAGTCACAG AATGCTCCACCACCCACGACTTTACAAACACATTCACAAAATTCACCACGAGTGGACCGCGCCGATTGGCTTCATCTCGATCTACGCTCATCCGATCGAACACGTCCTCAGCAATCTCTTCCCACCAATGCTCGGACCGTTCCTCCTCGGTTCGCACATCGGGACGGCTTGGCTCTGGTTCTCCGTGGCGCTACTCTCCACGACTGTCGCTCATTCCGGGTACCACTTCCCGCTGCTCCCGTCACCAGAGGCACACGATTTTCATCATCTCAA ATTCACAAACAACTTTGGTGTTTTAGGCATTTTGGATCGTTTCCATGGTACCGATTTGCAGTTCCGTGCGTCGAAGCAGTACGAACGTCACAGCCTCCTTCTGGGATTGACGCCGATGAGTCAGCAATTTCCCGACAATAAAAAGGGCCAGAAGGGCAAGAAGGAACTGAGCGAGTAG
- the LOC135493815 gene encoding probable dolichyl pyrophosphate Glc1Man9GlcNAc2 alpha-1,3-glucosyltransferase: MTCNWFLSLAGAVTLVKMLLIPAYHSTDFEVHRNWLAITHSLPLSKWYNEATSEWTLDYPPFFAYFERFLSIFAGWFDPNMLVIQKEAYDSPATVFFQRLSVIVADILFMYGVKQLCEQVVKYNKPLEVKDFASHPSFILAVLLVGNFGLLLVDHIHFQYNGFLFGMQLLSIVNIWQGNDPWGAFWFATLLNFKHIYLYVAPAYFIYLLRCYCFRQSYKDASVMWTSLSISRLFLLGVIVVTIFGVSFGPFVFQMEQVLSRLFPFKRGLCHAYWAPNFWALYNFIDKAAAIAAIKAGLLTRDSIAVGTMTGGLVQEFQHTVLPSIGPAVTFVLSVLSILPCLYHLWRYPNGPLGFLRCLTLCALGSFMFGWHVHEKAILMVTIPLSILAILNKEEANVFLLLSSTGHFSLFPLIYTTAETPIKVGLMLLYTIFAFYTLGTYHRSKSLFPLPLLSCIESLYILGLIPVYINCNIVYSLLGLAEKLPFLPLMITSVYCSIGVIYSWLKLYWIVLNSGKPSAEKKRITYLGDKSK; encoded by the exons ATGACATGTAATTGGTTCCTGTCACTTGCAGGGGCAGTGACATTGGTAAAGATGCTATTAATACCCGCCTA TCATTCTACTGattttgaagtacacaggaactGGTTGGccatcacgcacagtttgccaTTGTCAAAATGGTACAATGAG GCCACCTCAGAATGGACTTTGGACTACCCTCCCTTCTTTGCATATTTCGAACGCTTCCTGTCCATATTTGCTGGATGGTTTGACCCGAATATGTTGGTGATACAAAAGGAAGCATATGACAGTCCTGCCACTGTCTTTTTCCAAAGGCTGTCTGTCATTGTGGCAGACATATTGTTCATGTATGGAGTCAAGCA GTTATGTGAGCAAGTTGTCAAGTACAACAAGCCTTTGGAGGTGAAAGACTTCGCCAGTCACCCGTCGTTCATCCTTGCTGTGCTTCTTGTGGGGAATTTCGGACTTTTGCTTGTCGATC ATATTCATTTCCAGTATAATGGTTTTCTTTTTGGAATGCAACTGTTATCCATAGTCAACATTTGGCAG GGTAATGACCCGTGGGGTGCATTTTGGTTTGCCACACTGCTGAACTTCAAGCACATTTACTTGTACGTTGCCCCAGCCTACTTCATCTATTTACTTCGGTGCTACTGTTTCAGACAATCATATAAAG ATGCCAGTGTCATGTGGACTTCCTTGTCTATTTCTCGGCTTTTTCTCCTGGGTGTGATAGTCGTCACAATATTTGGTGTTTCATTCGGACCCTTTGTT TTCCAGATGGAGCAAGTCCTGTCCAGACTTTTCCCGTTCAAGCGAGGACTGTGCCATGCCTACTGGGCTCCAAACTTCTGGGCTCTCTACAACTTTATTGATAAGGCTGCTGCCATAGCGG CTATAAAAGCTGGACTCCTCACTCGCGACTCCATCGCAGTTGGTACAATGACTGGAGGATTGGTTCAGGAATTCCAGCACACAGTACTTCCGTCCATAGGTCCGGCGGTCACATTTGTTCTGTCTGTGTTATCTATATTG CCGTGCCTATATCACTTATGGCGATACCCAAATGGACCCCTAGGCTTCCTGCGGTGTTTGACACTCTGTGCGCTAGGATCGTTCATGTTCGGTTGGCACGTCCATGAAAAAGCTATTCTCATGGTTACCATTCCACTCAG CATCCTAGCCATCTTGAATAAGGAAGAAGCTAATGTGTTCCTACTTCTCTCCAGCACAGGCCATTTCTCCTTATTCCCTTTGATATACACCACAGCAG aaactccaaTAAAAGTGGGTCTGATGCTGCTCTatacaatatttgcattttacACGCTTGGGACTTATCATAG ATCCAAATCATTGTTCCCTCTTCCACTACTTTCCTGCATCGAGTCTCTCTACATCCTTGGACTAATTCCAGTCTACATCAACTGCAACATCGTTTACAGCCTCCTCGGACTAGCGGAGAAACTACCATTTCTACCCCTGATGATTACATCTGTGTACTGTTCTATAGGTGTTATATATTCGTGGTTAAAACTTTATTGGATTGTGCTCAACTCTGGGAAACCTTCCGCCGAGAAGAAAAGGATAACATACTTAGGTGATAAAAGCAAATAA
- the LOC135493610 gene encoding sequestosome-1-like — protein MSFTVKAYLYLGKTGHSDTEIRRFSWETNGTFSVLQGKVAQVFPTLEQSNAKFTLFWKDAEGDHIAFSSDEELKEALRNAENNIFKIYIAAGKGTQPSSTSGKKGDGNATSEETKEETDDGPHHPHIVCDGCEGSVRGVRFKCKVCPDYDLCRKCKRQGKHPEHPMTAIRKPMPHPWAGVFVNGRHFGGPCSGGSPHFGPPPPFCPPPPCGPEGAGGPGCHGPQMPGFTGTPPNFNGPWGRFFRRQMRKFWREQGKQQEKGADGKTADEKEPNEEEEEDDVECSPEEYLQNVGEQVAAMLDPLGIDVQVDVEHATAKPQTCGKGGKCGRGNPMDAGQGGSSHSNSDENEWTLVTPDASAPQEEDEDEEPSHNGIPLLEPKIAHALNQMKAMGFSDDGGWLSRLLIAKDGDIGQVLDALKPSLNAQNMMGDHVA, from the exons atgTCATTCACAGTGAAAGCGTACCTATACCTCGGCAAGACGGGTCATTCGGATACCGAGATCCGCAGATTTTCGTGGGAGACCAACGGCACCTTCAGCGTCCTTCAAGGAAAGGTCGCGCAGGTTTTCCCGACTCTGGAGCAATCGAACGCCAAGTTCACCTTATTTTGGAAAG ATGCCGAAGGAGATCACATCGCCTTCTCCAGTGATGAAGAGTTAAAAGAAGCCCTGAGGAATGCCGAGAATAACATCTTCAAGATCTACATCGCCG CGGGCAAGGGCACTCAGCCATCGTCAACCTCGGGCAAGAAAGGTGATGGCAACGCCACCAGCGAGGAGACTAAAGAGGAGACCGATGACGGTCCTCACCATCCCCACATCGTCTGCGACGGATGCGAGGGCTCCGTCAGGGGAGTCCGCTTCAAATGCAAAGTCTGCCCGGACTACGACTTGTGCAGGAAGTGCAAACGCCAAGGAAAACATCCCGAACATCCGATGACAGCTATCAGAAAACCCATGCCGCATCCCTGGGCTGGCGTCTTCGTCAACGGGCGCCACTTCGGCGGCCCGTGCAGTGGTGGATCACCCCATTTTGGTCCCCCGCCGCCGTTCTGCCCTCCTCCGCCATGCGGTCCCGAGGGCGCAGGCGGGCCAGGCTGCCATGGGCCACAGATGCCCGGCTTCACCGGCACTCCACCAAATTTCAATGGACCATGGGGCCGTTTCTTTCGGAGACAGATGAGGAAGTTCTGGCGGGAGCAAGGTAAACAACAGGAAAAGGGAGCAGACGGTAAAACAGCAGACGAGAAGGAACCGAatgaggaagaggaggaagacGACGTGGAATGTTCTCCCGAAGAATATCTTCAAAATGTCGGCGAGCAAGTTGCGGCCATGCTGGACCCACTTG GTATTGACGTGCAAGTTGATGTTGAACACGCCACGGCCAAGCCCCAGACCTGCGGGAAAGGCGGAAAGTGTGGTCGCGGCAACCCCATGGATGCAGGGCAGGGG GGCTCCAGCCACAGCAACAGCGATGAGAATGAATGGACCCTTGTCACACCGGATGCGTCTGCTCCCCAAGAGGAGGATGAGGACGAGGAGCCGTCTCACAATGGCATTCCCCTTCTCG AACCCAAGATCGCCCACGCCCTGAATCAGATGAAGGCCATGGGCTTCTCCGACGACGGTGGCTGGCTGAGTCGCCTGTTGATCGCCAAGGACGGCGACATCGGACAAGTCCTTGATGCCCTGAAGCCCTCACTCAACGCCCAGAACATGATGGGCGATCACGTGGCTTAG
- the LOC135493404 gene encoding uncharacterized protein LOC135493404, whose translation MAREGLGRYISVLLRGGKLKWFLVSVAIFNVFLQSYFYYIRSNTVTGDAKSAEAPSATFNWRAMLERHPELIRVEKKLQGAREYIQAHGTKDMMTSAIPLLVFGYQRGGSSFAGKIISKHPASFYWFEPLKGPIRDLYGEPKLGVETLPIQYSIWRNGSIRHIPQYESDALTAEIAHVMRCELSQLSMKTLGRHGYIHASESLKNYNQCFNYQASGIKLAITCDELETEFCPNLSAEYTTKEAHLCRQKLNEVLHNNVTGTGYDLDRLNRLRMCTEKLWTIMKQCIPEVQFRCDRSVIRVAKIIRTSMETVVDLLIKYPSILVVHLLRDPRGILRSRLSLKYMRSEKLSEEARHLCTSMLYDIRIRRRLEKMFTKNFLTLRYENMAENPGQAAREIYELMAEDMPQNMEESLTQMVQADADIGGAFGLTRANGSATANAWKGMSVYELRLIDLECKELYAEAGYTESFVLDKSKGFIRRDSPLE comes from the exons ATGGCACGCGAAGGACTAGgccggtacat ctCCGTGTTATTGCGTGGCGGTAAGCTGAAATGGTTTCTGGTATCTGTGGCCATCTTCAACGTCTTTCTTCAGTCTTACTTCTACTACATTCGCAGCAACACCGTCACAG GCGACGCCAAAAGTGCTGAGGCCCCATCGGCAACTTTTAACTGGAGAGCAATG CTGGAGAGACACCCAGAGCTCATACGTGTGGAGAAGAAGCTGCAAGGCGCCCGAGAATACATCCAGGCGCACGGTACCAAAGACATGATGACGTCCGCGATACCATTACTGGTATTCGGCTACCAGAG GGGAGGTTCGAGCTTTGCCGGCAAGATCATCTCCAAACACCCGGCCTCTTTCTACTGGTTTGAGCCGCTCAAGGGGCCTATCAGAGATCTGTACGGCGAGCCGAAACTGGGCGTGGAAACTCTGCCAATTCAGTACAGTATCTGGAGAAACGGATCTATCAG ACATATCCCACAGTACGAGAGCGACGCGTTGACGGCCGAGATCGCGCACGTCATGAGGTGCGAGCTGTCCCAACTGAGCATGAAGACTTTAGGACGCCATGGGTACATACATGCCTCGGAATCCCTGAAGAATTATAACCAGTGTTTCAACTACCAAGCGAGTGGCATAAAACTTGCAATCACCTGTGACGAACTGGAAACAGAATTTTGTCCCAATCTCTCCGCTGAGTATACGACAAAAGAGGCGCATCTCTGTCGACAAAAGTTGAACGAGGTTTTGCACAATAATGTCACTGGAACTGGGTACGATTTGGACAGATTGAACCGGTTGCGCATGTGTACTGAGAAGCTTTGGACTATCATGAAGCAGTGCATTCCGGAAGTTCAATTCCGTTGCGACAGGAGTGTTATTCGAGTTGCCAAGATAATTCGAACGAGTATGGAGACAGTTGTAGACTTGTTGATCAAGTATCCTAGTATTCTAGTCGTTCATTTATTGCGCGACCCCCGGGGAATTCTTCGCTCCAGATTAAGTTTAAAATACATGCGCTCGGAAAAACTTAGCGAAGAGGCGCGACATCTGTGCACCTCAATGTTATATGACATTCGCATCCGTCGACGCCTGGAGAAAATGTTTACAAAGAACTTCCTCACGTTGCGTTATGAAAATATGGCCGAAAACCCTGGCCAGGCGGCCAGGGAAATCTATGAGCTGATGGCCGAAGATATGCCGCAAAATATGGAGGAGTCTTTGACGCAGATGGTTCAAGCTGACGCCGATATTGGAGGAGCTTTCGGCCTGACCCGCGCCAACGGGTCCGCCACCGCTAACGCCTGGAAGGGCATGAGCGTATACGAGCTCAGGCTAATTGACCTCGAGTGCAAGGAACTTTACGCAGAGGCTGGTTACACCGAGTCATTCGTGTTGGACAAGAGCAAGGGGTTCATCCGAAGGGATAGTCCGCTTGAATGA